The proteins below are encoded in one region of Thermococcus peptonophilus:
- a CDS encoding A24 family peptidase C-terminal domain-containing protein, whose amino-acid sequence MEMIPLLMGLLTGILASYTDIKTGFVFDVHAFPTLQLIGKLLGWEEEEDDVGLPKWVERIIIPSAEIGILYYLYLGLKSGDTLLALSGLIGLLVGFGLGLLLYYIGAWASGDVVILAAFSALLPLAPSTAKIVPPYGNGYPLYPISILFNSILAVFPFIIAYALGVLIVRKEKDVIKGIFTEGVRDTIEVTLWIMLGIAVTALLNPNRPLLGLLVTILAFPIFLRYRTMGDALGVAGILYLLYLQSDTALFALLKVLATIYAVKIILSTVKILREKVLVEEVPVEELREWDILGETIHEINGEIKRERESTLERFKKALLTGDFSKIRPTLGSVIASSTAEGLTKEQIEELKKLVEQGRLENRFLRKKAMPFAPAIFLGFLISYFWGDIFWWLELKIMGL is encoded by the coding sequence ATGGAAATGATACCTCTTTTGATGGGTCTCCTAACTGGTATTTTGGCATCGTACACGGACATAAAAACGGGCTTTGTCTTCGATGTGCACGCGTTCCCAACACTTCAGCTCATTGGGAAACTGCTCGGATGGGAAGAGGAGGAAGACGATGTTGGGCTTCCCAAGTGGGTTGAACGAATAATCATACCCTCTGCCGAGATAGGAATTCTTTACTACCTGTACCTTGGACTCAAAAGCGGGGACACTCTTCTGGCACTTTCTGGACTCATTGGGCTTTTAGTAGGTTTTGGACTCGGCCTTCTCCTGTACTATATAGGCGCTTGGGCCAGCGGTGATGTGGTAATACTTGCCGCGTTCTCCGCACTTCTACCCCTTGCTCCCTCGACCGCTAAGATTGTCCCACCTTATGGAAACGGGTACCCACTTTACCCAATCTCCATACTGTTCAACAGCATCCTTGCGGTCTTTCCGTTTATAATAGCCTATGCACTTGGGGTTCTTATCGTGAGAAAGGAAAAAGACGTCATAAAGGGAATTTTCACCGAAGGCGTAAGGGACACCATTGAGGTAACGCTGTGGATAATGTTAGGGATAGCAGTTACGGCCCTGCTGAACCCCAACAGGCCTCTGCTCGGACTTCTCGTAACTATCCTTGCGTTTCCGATATTCCTCAGATACCGCACAATGGGAGATGCCCTCGGAGTTGCAGGCATTCTCTACCTTCTGTACCTCCAGTCGGATACGGCACTCTTCGCCCTGTTAAAGGTGCTTGCAACTATTTACGCTGTAAAGATTATCCTCTCGACGGTAAAAATACTCCGGGAAAAAGTCCTCGTGGAAGAAGTCCCAGTTGAGGAGCTCCGCGAATGGGACATCCTTGGTGAGACCATTCACGAAATTAACGGCGAGATAAAACGCGAGAGAGAAAGCACCCTCGAACGGTTCAAAAAGGCACTATTGACAGGGGACTTCTCGAAAATTAGGCCGACCCTGGGTAGTGTAATAGCCTCCTCAACTGCAGAGGGACTCACCAAGGAGCAGATCGAAGAACTGAAGAAGCTCGTCGAACAAGGCAGGCTTGAGAACAGATTCCTGAGAAAGAAAGCGATGCCCTTTGCACCGGCCATATTCCTCGGCTTCCTGATAAGCTACTTCTGGGGAGACATCTTCTGGTGGCTGGAGCTTAAGATTATGGGCCTTTAA
- a CDS encoding HAD-IB family phosphatase: protein MVRLIAFDLEGTLVKSVSGWVELHKKFGTWEKGKEYAEAFFSGEIDYATWARLDASLWKGHTKDEILEWVNSVEYMDGAQELIEFLKKNGFKIAILSSGLMCLAKRVSEELGVDYVYANELIFDKAGRITGEVNPVVDFQGKGAILRKLKDELKPELSVAVGDGYNDISMFKEADVAIAINPHEGVEGDHNVESLYEVKEIIEELTRGQ from the coding sequence ATGGTTAGGCTCATAGCTTTTGACCTTGAGGGTACGCTGGTTAAGTCGGTTTCGGGATGGGTTGAACTTCACAAAAAGTTTGGAACATGGGAGAAGGGAAAAGAGTACGCTGAGGCCTTTTTCAGCGGCGAGATAGACTATGCCACGTGGGCGAGACTGGACGCTTCACTCTGGAAGGGGCATACTAAGGATGAAATACTGGAGTGGGTAAACTCCGTCGAGTACATGGATGGTGCACAGGAGCTAATTGAGTTCCTCAAGAAAAACGGCTTTAAAATAGCCATCCTGAGCAGTGGACTTATGTGCCTAGCTAAGAGAGTGAGTGAAGAGCTTGGTGTAGACTACGTCTACGCCAACGAACTTATTTTCGATAAGGCGGGTAGGATAACCGGAGAAGTTAACCCGGTTGTTGATTTCCAAGGCAAGGGCGCAATACTCCGCAAGCTTAAGGATGAGCTGAAGCCGGAGCTGAGTGTGGCCGTTGGAGATGGCTACAACGACATCAGCATGTTCAAGGAAGCTGACGTGGCCATAGCGATAAACCCGCATGAAGGCGTTGAAGGCGATCACAACGTCGAGAGCCTCTACGAGGTCAAGGAGATAATAGAAGAGCTGACGCGGGGTCAGTGA
- a CDS encoding protein-L-isoaspartate(D-aspartate) O-methyltransferase, whose protein sequence is MDLDALWKRTVEKLVGEGIITSEAVRRAFLKYPRYLFVEDRYKRYAHVDEPLPIPAGQTVSAPHMVAIMLELADLKPGMNVLEIGTGSGWNAALISELVKTDVYTVERIPELVEFARKNLERAGVKNVHVILGNGTKGFPPKAPYDRIIVTAGAPDIPKPLVEQLKPGGKLIIPVGSYHLWQDLFEVVKKPDGSIRVKNHGGVAFVPLIGEYGWEE, encoded by the coding sequence TTGGACTTGGATGCCCTCTGGAAACGAACCGTTGAGAAGCTGGTCGGGGAGGGGATAATAACAAGTGAGGCAGTTAGAAGAGCATTTCTCAAATATCCCAGGTATCTCTTCGTCGAGGATCGCTACAAGAGATATGCCCACGTTGATGAGCCGCTTCCTATCCCCGCCGGGCAGACTGTTTCTGCCCCGCATATGGTCGCTATAATGCTGGAGCTTGCCGACCTGAAGCCCGGCATGAACGTCCTTGAGATTGGAACCGGAAGCGGGTGGAACGCGGCACTCATCTCGGAACTCGTGAAGACCGATGTATACACGGTCGAGAGGATTCCAGAACTTGTTGAATTCGCGAGAAAGAACCTGGAGCGGGCAGGTGTTAAGAACGTCCATGTAATTCTTGGCAATGGCACCAAAGGCTTTCCGCCGAAGGCCCCCTACGACAGGATTATAGTGACTGCCGGTGCCCCGGATATTCCAAAGCCCCTCGTTGAACAGCTGAAACCCGGAGGAAAGCTGATAATTCCGGTTGGAAGCTACCATCTCTGGCAGGACTTGTTTGAGGTTGTTAAAAAGCCCGATGGCTCAATCAGGGTCAAGAACCACGGCGGTGTCGCGTTTGTGCCACTTATAGGAGAATACGGGTGGGAGGAGTAG
- a CDS encoding COG1361 family protein, which translates to MKKEFLFFIILSLVSASVPVSSLSAEALVKLPGSVTVDDISLRFGDLSIDGKLLVDVYVDGSYYRSMILLPGENTSIGDLKFEYKGAYIGSESFVVIDLEYPYLLAGDELTLGGYRFRVLSVDQKGFKINATYKGESKIFTQPSFKIGHLQVKVNSTPMVFDGVLNPGENVTVNGHYVKLVKIWASNSSGKVVSGAVFEIDGESYSLESGESKVIQPFVVNLKSATIVGELGEGSCDNCNGYAEVSIGLLAVSMEVKTVPDAQIKLSPGQTASVGPYILRYDYPLGDAVKVSLLNSCGQKLAEGRLTSGGVSYVLTYHGVIVGLDNISSESAEFVVFLDPSEFPDVTKTANLLMSLEVENRSVKQYVPFDVVLRVKNTGSVPLKNAVITFEPSKGLKLLSKGTVSINSIAPGEEAVFKFRVVSIQSGTVELGRAYATVLAPFELACSHCAILTFTSNTGNVTVEPSIIQYELLPTSPESVPVGVPFNLSLTVRNTGDVSVPANLSLDVPSGIGVELSEGMKLKNGAVVVPVNLAPGSGKTLVFKLVPASPGNYSFTALVGTPYGGYSPVKFSIEVVPSGEAVITRTECANETVSATVIPTGNHTAVTITSVTTVTEYKTKTVTSTVEVPYTPFTTKLLWFGVGVAIGAGAIIAVAWYMARSS; encoded by the coding sequence ATGAAGAAGGAGTTTCTGTTTTTCATTATCCTTTCTCTGGTTTCTGCGAGTGTTCCAGTAAGTTCGCTGTCTGCCGAAGCACTGGTAAAGCTCCCGGGGTCTGTCACTGTGGATGACATCAGCTTGAGGTTTGGGGATCTCTCCATTGATGGCAAGCTGCTGGTTGATGTCTACGTCGACGGCTCTTACTATAGATCAATGATCCTTCTGCCTGGGGAAAACACATCTATTGGCGACCTTAAATTTGAGTACAAAGGTGCATACATTGGCTCTGAGTCTTTTGTGGTGATCGACTTGGAGTACCCGTATCTGCTCGCTGGTGATGAATTGACCCTTGGTGGCTATCGCTTTAGGGTTTTGAGCGTCGATCAGAAGGGATTTAAAATTAATGCCACTTACAAGGGAGAAAGCAAAATCTTCACCCAGCCGAGTTTCAAGATAGGCCATCTCCAGGTAAAGGTCAATTCCACCCCGATGGTGTTTGATGGTGTTCTAAACCCCGGCGAGAACGTTACGGTCAATGGGCACTACGTTAAGCTAGTCAAAATCTGGGCCTCGAACTCCAGTGGAAAGGTTGTCTCCGGCGCGGTGTTTGAGATCGACGGGGAATCCTACAGCCTAGAGTCTGGAGAATCCAAGGTTATACAGCCCTTTGTGGTGAACCTAAAAAGCGCTACTATAGTGGGGGAGCTGGGTGAAGGGAGCTGTGACAACTGCAATGGGTACGCGGAGGTCTCGATAGGCCTTCTAGCAGTCTCTATGGAGGTCAAAACCGTTCCCGACGCCCAGATAAAGCTCAGCCCCGGACAAACGGCTTCGGTTGGGCCTTACATTTTGAGGTATGATTATCCGCTGGGGGACGCTGTTAAGGTATCGCTCCTCAACAGCTGTGGGCAGAAGCTGGCAGAGGGGCGCCTTACATCGGGTGGGGTATCCTACGTTCTGACGTACCATGGTGTGATTGTTGGACTAGATAACATCTCCAGCGAAAGCGCCGAATTTGTTGTGTTCCTGGACCCAAGCGAGTTCCCAGATGTGACTAAGACTGCAAACCTGCTCATGTCTCTAGAAGTAGAGAATAGGAGCGTCAAGCAGTACGTTCCATTTGACGTGGTGCTCAGGGTAAAAAACACCGGAAGTGTCCCACTCAAGAATGCAGTCATAACTTTCGAGCCTTCAAAAGGTCTCAAATTGCTCTCAAAGGGAACTGTCTCCATTAACTCGATAGCTCCGGGGGAGGAGGCGGTTTTCAAGTTCAGAGTGGTTTCCATTCAAAGCGGGACCGTTGAGCTTGGGAGGGCTTACGCAACCGTGCTTGCGCCTTTTGAACTGGCGTGTAGCCACTGTGCGATTTTAACTTTCACATCAAACACCGGCAACGTTACTGTGGAACCTTCTATTATTCAGTATGAGCTCCTTCCCACTAGTCCGGAAAGTGTCCCCGTTGGAGTTCCTTTCAACCTCTCCTTAACCGTTAGGAACACAGGCGATGTCAGTGTTCCCGCTAACCTAAGCCTTGATGTACCTTCTGGAATCGGGGTTGAGCTCTCTGAGGGCATGAAGCTGAAGAACGGCGCAGTTGTTGTTCCCGTTAATCTTGCCCCGGGAAGTGGGAAGACGCTTGTATTCAAACTGGTTCCAGCATCCCCAGGTAATTATTCCTTCACTGCATTAGTCGGGACTCCTTATGGGGGATATTCTCCTGTTAAGTTCTCGATTGAGGTTGTGCCTTCAGGCGAGGCTGTGATAACAAGAACTGAATGTGCCAATGAGACCGTTTCCGCTACCGTAATCCCAACTGGAAACCATACTGCGGTGACTATCACCAGCGTAACAACAGTTACAGAATATAAGACAAAAACAGTAACCTCCACAGTAGAGGTCCCTTACACGCCTTTCACAACAAAGCTTCTGTGGTTTGGGGTTGGTGTTGCCATAGGAGCTGGAGCAATCATAGCGGTTGCTTGGTACATGGCCAGATCTTCATGA
- the flaJ gene encoding archaellar assembly protein FlaJ: MPEEKASIFTKADLNMESYIKGILLPYLGISAVLFIVIGFITRILPVARSLRVLMFLIPIVLVVYAVAYPYIVADSKKISINSKMPYFITYFAVLSTSEMGRSDLISILSKDPKLGAIASELKKVHTLVNKLHLAMPEAFRFLARRTPSRMFADFLDRLAYSLDSGVDLKDYLFQEQKTVMDDYETFYEGALYDLDVFKEIYESIIISVVFIASFIIIGPIITGMDIGRMGLYALLMIIAAEVGVLLVIKFRMPEDPIWADSKGIRDPKREHIKMAAIYSGIGTVILTLAYFLFIRQRFTIPEPFVVAIVLTPFYYLGMVVDKEEKRIFRKDENFPAFIRSLSSSLAASGASLVLVLKYLSAHDFGSLTDDIKALYRRLAIRVDRDRAWDFFIAGTGSWLIGIFSEIFRESLRMGAEPDYVGLVISRNFERIVRLRRKRQQSIASFIGIIYGLTGAFAFALAASFQVAVSINNLFSQMDLGAASNYIGDIIHVIPPTGMTFLMYIMLTMMILHSLLSSLVIKLADGGHVLGSARYFVILAWIFAVGMYLGQTLMARMMGTGGESSAGAAQLVGYLLGVMP; this comes from the coding sequence ATGCCGGAAGAGAAAGCCAGTATCTTCACCAAGGCCGATCTAAACATGGAATCCTACATCAAGGGTATTCTCCTGCCCTATCTTGGAATCTCGGCAGTGCTCTTCATAGTCATAGGTTTTATAACGAGAATTCTCCCAGTCGCCAGAAGCCTCCGGGTTCTCATGTTTTTGATACCCATAGTTCTCGTAGTCTACGCCGTGGCTTATCCATACATAGTGGCAGACTCCAAGAAGATTTCGATAAACTCAAAGATGCCGTACTTCATCACCTATTTTGCAGTCCTGTCCACGAGCGAGATGGGCAGGAGCGATCTTATATCTATACTTTCCAAGGATCCAAAACTCGGTGCTATAGCCAGTGAGCTGAAAAAGGTTCATACACTTGTGAACAAACTTCATCTTGCGATGCCGGAAGCCTTTCGCTTTCTGGCTAGGAGGACACCCAGCAGAATGTTTGCGGACTTCTTGGACAGACTTGCGTACTCCCTTGACAGTGGTGTTGATTTAAAGGACTACCTCTTCCAGGAGCAGAAAACGGTTATGGATGATTATGAGACCTTCTACGAGGGAGCGCTCTATGATCTCGACGTCTTTAAAGAGATATACGAGTCCATTATAATCTCCGTCGTCTTCATAGCGTCGTTTATTATCATCGGCCCGATCATTACGGGAATGGATATAGGTAGAATGGGCCTCTACGCACTCCTCATGATAATAGCCGCTGAAGTTGGCGTTCTGCTTGTCATTAAGTTCAGAATGCCTGAAGATCCAATCTGGGCCGACAGCAAGGGAATAAGGGATCCTAAAAGGGAGCACATCAAAATGGCAGCAATATACTCGGGCATTGGAACCGTTATACTGACGCTGGCTTATTTCCTTTTCATCAGGCAGAGGTTCACTATTCCTGAGCCGTTTGTGGTGGCGATAGTTCTCACACCTTTCTACTACCTGGGAATGGTTGTCGATAAAGAAGAAAAGCGCATCTTCAGGAAGGATGAGAACTTTCCTGCCTTCATCAGGAGTCTCAGCTCTTCACTTGCCGCGAGCGGTGCATCTCTGGTTCTCGTTCTTAAGTACCTTAGCGCCCACGACTTCGGTTCTCTCACAGATGACATTAAGGCCCTTTATAGAAGGCTTGCCATTAGGGTTGATAGAGACAGGGCATGGGACTTCTTCATTGCCGGGACCGGGAGCTGGCTTATAGGAATATTCTCGGAGATATTCAGGGAGAGCCTTCGTATGGGTGCCGAGCCGGACTATGTGGGCTTGGTTATAAGCAGGAACTTCGAGAGGATCGTCAGGCTCAGGAGAAAGAGACAGCAGAGCATAGCTAGCTTTATAGGCATAATCTACGGCCTCACTGGGGCTTTTGCATTCGCTCTCGCGGCGTCCTTCCAGGTGGCGGTCTCAATAAACAACCTGTTTTCACAGATGGACTTAGGAGCGGCTTCGAACTACATTGGGGACATAATACACGTGATACCCCCGACGGGCATGACATTTCTGATGTACATAATGCTAACCATGATGATCCTTCACTCACTGCTATCCTCGCTGGTAATCAAGCTGGCGGATGGAGGACACGTACTCGGCTCTGCTCGATACTTTGTGATTCTCGCATGGATATTCGCCGTTGGGATGTACCTTGGCCAGACGTTGATGGCGAGAATGATGGGAACAGGCGGTGAGAGTAGTGCAGGGGCTGCCCAACTTGTGGGGTATTTACTGGGGGTGATGCCATGA
- a CDS encoding type II/IV secretion system ATPase subunit, giving the protein MAQTVISDTFEDAMARNPHLRKYIEQFRKKYGRIPEFHAQLSRDMKDIPYPNILYPVGDPIFVHIFTDPVTAEKRYIVIEPRIESVDEEEKYKLIKDKILELAPTRDIPEDQEEFERFLDALFDEAVLSLAKGKRTKFTITKDEMEKFRYLIKRDIIGIGPLEPLARDPYIEDIHIIGAHNVSLVHKIFEMMQTNIDFGDDVKLADYFKNMAERIGRPVSDRNPIVDGALPDGSRINIIYSPDISIKGPSATIRKFSATPISITQLIAWGTLSAEVAAYLWIALEYGMSVFVCGETASGKTTLLNAIIPFIKPGSKIYTAEDTPEVQVPHPVWQRLITRERGPEESRVTLFDLLKAALRSRPNYIIVGEIRGAEGAIAFQAMQTGHPVMSTFHAGDIKKMIQRFTGHPINVPITFIDNLNIAVFQQAVYIKGKFLRRTVSVVEIEGYYEELGGVATRNVFEWDPVSDRHIFRGFNNSYILERKIAEIAGYEDPKDIYNELFLRARILQRMVELGITNYWDVYREIKAFYLKGLEGLSFRI; this is encoded by the coding sequence ATGGCGCAGACGGTTATCAGCGACACCTTCGAAGACGCAATGGCGAGGAACCCCCACCTCAGGAAGTACATTGAGCAGTTCAGGAAGAAGTATGGCAGGATTCCGGAGTTTCACGCCCAGCTCAGCAGGGACATGAAGGACATACCGTACCCCAACATACTCTACCCGGTCGGTGACCCAATATTCGTCCACATCTTCACCGACCCTGTCACCGCCGAGAAGCGTTACATCGTCATAGAGCCCAGGATAGAGAGTGTTGATGAGGAAGAGAAGTACAAACTCATCAAGGACAAGATACTAGAGCTTGCACCGACGAGGGACATCCCAGAGGACCAGGAAGAGTTTGAGAGATTCCTAGATGCCCTTTTTGACGAAGCCGTCCTCAGCCTTGCAAAGGGTAAGAGAACAAAGTTCACCATAACCAAGGACGAGATGGAGAAGTTCCGATACCTCATAAAGCGCGACATCATTGGTATAGGCCCTCTGGAACCTCTGGCGAGGGATCCCTACATTGAGGATATCCACATCATAGGTGCTCACAACGTTTCCCTCGTCCACAAGATATTCGAGATGATGCAGACAAACATAGACTTTGGCGATGATGTCAAGCTGGCGGACTACTTCAAAAACATGGCTGAGCGCATAGGAAGGCCGGTGAGTGACCGCAATCCAATAGTGGATGGTGCTCTGCCTGACGGTTCCCGTATCAACATAATATACTCCCCGGACATTTCGATAAAGGGTCCGAGTGCGACCATCCGTAAGTTCTCCGCGACCCCGATAAGCATAACACAGCTAATAGCATGGGGTACCCTGAGCGCGGAGGTTGCTGCATATCTGTGGATAGCCCTTGAGTACGGAATGAGTGTCTTCGTCTGTGGCGAGACGGCCTCTGGTAAGACAACGCTCCTAAACGCGATAATTCCTTTCATCAAGCCAGGATCAAAGATTTACACCGCTGAGGATACCCCCGAAGTCCAGGTTCCCCACCCTGTCTGGCAGAGGCTCATAACTAGGGAGCGCGGCCCGGAGGAGAGCAGGGTCACGCTCTTCGACCTCCTGAAGGCAGCCCTGCGTTCGAGGCCGAACTACATCATCGTCGGTGAGATCCGTGGTGCCGAAGGTGCTATAGCCTTCCAGGCAATGCAGACTGGCCACCCGGTTATGTCTACCTTCCACGCCGGTGACATAAAGAAGATGATCCAGCGTTTTACTGGCCACCCAATCAACGTGCCGATAACCTTCATTGACAACCTGAACATAGCAGTCTTCCAGCAGGCTGTTTACATTAAAGGGAAGTTCCTCAGGAGGACCGTGAGCGTCGTTGAGATCGAGGGCTACTACGAGGAGCTTGGTGGTGTCGCGACTAGGAACGTCTTTGAGTGGGATCCCGTCTCAGACAGGCACATATTCCGTGGATTCAACAACTCGTACATCTTAGAGAGGAAGATAGCGGAAATAGCTGGTTATGAGGATCCAAAGGACATTTACAACGAGCTGTTCCTGAGGGCGAGAATACTCCAAAGAATGGTCGAGCTCGGAATAACGAACTACTGGGACGTCTACAGGGAGATCAAGGCCTTCTATCTTAAGGGTCTCGAGGGCCTCAGCTTCAGAATTTGA
- a CDS encoding ATPase domain-containing protein yields the protein MVEELLKIELKGDELHRRLGGGIPAGTIMLVEGDRGSGKSIFVQRLLYGFLMNGYTASYISSQYTTVEYIKQMESLGYSIIPFLIRKKLVFVSLYPLLSGVSEKRKFLSRLFGEPRLWEPNVMIIDAFSSLLSREQDPDAVRDFLLYVKKMASLDKVIILTANTEEIDRDSLFVLEEAATMLIRLNVKVFGGDLKNSATIVKYNNAKGVFQKIIPFRVEPKAGLIVEIAAVV from the coding sequence TTGGTCGAGGAACTCCTCAAGATAGAGCTCAAAGGCGATGAGCTGCACAGGCGCCTTGGCGGTGGAATCCCCGCCGGGACAATAATGTTAGTTGAGGGTGACAGGGGGAGCGGTAAGTCTATATTCGTCCAGAGACTTCTCTATGGCTTTCTGATGAATGGCTACACAGCCAGCTACATCTCAAGTCAGTACACCACCGTTGAGTATATCAAACAGATGGAATCCCTAGGCTATAGCATAATCCCTTTTCTAATCAGAAAAAAGCTGGTCTTTGTATCCCTCTACCCTCTACTCTCAGGTGTGAGTGAGAAGAGGAAGTTTTTGAGCAGGCTTTTCGGCGAGCCTAGGCTGTGGGAGCCCAACGTCATGATTATCGATGCATTTTCATCGCTGCTCTCCCGAGAGCAGGATCCCGATGCCGTGAGGGATTTCCTCCTCTATGTCAAGAAGATGGCCTCCCTAGATAAGGTGATAATTCTCACCGCCAACACGGAGGAAATAGACAGGGACTCTCTCTTTGTCCTAGAGGAAGCTGCCACCATGCTGATCCGCCTCAACGTTAAGGTGTTTGGTGGTGACCTGAAAAACTCCGCGACTATTGTGAAGTACAACAACGCTAAGGGAGTCTTCCAGAAGATAATACCCTTCCGCGTCGAGCCGAAGGCCGGGCTTATAGTAGAAATAGCGGCGGTGGTGTGA
- a CDS encoding flagellar protein G, which yields MAAGGPASELIMFIVAVLVAGSVAGALAYVTTDIAHGMNDRGAMLADQLRTDFAIINDPTNIPVAGTGPYNYTFYVKNIGKTSIPFTSSAIQVFIDGGIIPPANLTFTDVNGNSITTLNPYEVGVITVTLGNQLTTGTHKILIVLENGKKRSLVFET from the coding sequence ATGGCGGCAGGGGGGCCAGCGAGCGAGCTGATAATGTTCATCGTGGCAGTGCTCGTCGCAGGGAGCGTCGCAGGGGCGCTCGCTTATGTGACCACCGACATAGCCCACGGTATGAACGACAGGGGGGCGATGCTCGCCGACCAGCTCAGGACTGACTTCGCGATAATCAACGATCCCACCAATATACCTGTGGCGGGAACTGGACCCTACAACTACACGTTTTACGTCAAGAATATAGGTAAGACCTCCATCCCATTTACCTCAAGCGCGATCCAGGTCTTCATTGATGGTGGCATCATCCCCCCGGCAAACCTGACGTTTACAGATGTAAACGGCAACTCAATAACGACTCTCAACCCCTACGAGGTCGGAGTGATAACAGTCACTCTAGGGAATCAGCTCACAACTGGAACACACAAAATCCTCATCGTGCTTGAGAACGGAAAGAAGAGATCGCTGGTCTTTGAGACCTGA
- a CDS encoding FlaD/FlaE family flagellar protein: protein MEMARLVTEADINAKLSELKGKVPSVIINDLREKLIARKDNLTYEQLEKIVQKVLETYGNQVTKYEELSKRVDELGKRLTDLSMQLSRLVETLETAKFDVHEKKAEKVSEKVEEVHEKIGKLEELLEGGEEKEETPSEVVQKLDELRKKIEELEEKVEAKTAVEKLEEAQERLEELQEKIRAGEEVSEEELAEAERAVAEAQEEVARAAEEAAEEVSIPAEIEEVPAEETVEVPAEIVPEEAQPEIVEEAPEVGGEEVAPEVEEAPSEVQPEEVGPAEETAPEMTGAGEALPQEEAPEEVSVEEVPAHEVVEEEKKEEGGVEMTSQLQIPEDIANLLFEEEPKKARLEKLPEDIVSTMIALKWLGFLIDRVGIQNLERVLEFYYEIGWISEEVLNQLLNYARGTRPHHRDPEWKPAEKLTVQDHLISLLFIERLRGLKINRAVLDKLEREIKMLEKTLDEFYGI, encoded by the coding sequence ATGGAGATGGCAAGACTCGTCACAGAGGCCGACATCAACGCCAAGCTGTCCGAGCTGAAGGGCAAGGTTCCCAGCGTCATAATCAATGATCTCAGGGAGAAGCTGATAGCCAGGAAGGACAACCTCACCTACGAGCAGCTGGAGAAGATAGTCCAGAAGGTGCTGGAAACCTACGGCAACCAGGTGACCAAGTACGAGGAGCTTAGCAAGAGGGTGGACGAGCTTGGCAAGAGGCTGACTGACCTCAGCATGCAGCTCAGCAGACTCGTTGAGACCCTTGAAACCGCTAAGTTCGACGTTCACGAGAAAAAGGCTGAGAAAGTCTCCGAAAAGGTCGAAGAAGTCCACGAGAAGATTGGAAAACTTGAGGAGCTTCTTGAGGGCGGGGAGGAGAAGGAGGAAACTCCGTCAGAGGTCGTCCAGAAACTTGATGAGCTCCGTAAGAAGATTGAGGAGCTAGAGGAGAAAGTTGAGGCTAAGACCGCTGTTGAAAAGCTTGAAGAGGCCCAAGAAAGGCTCGAAGAGCTCCAGGAAAAAATACGGGCTGGTGAAGAGGTCAGTGAGGAGGAGCTTGCGGAGGCCGAGAGGGCAGTGGCCGAGGCTCAGGAGGAGGTTGCCCGCGCTGCAGAGGAGGCCGCAGAAGAAGTCTCCATTCCCGCGGAGATAGAGGAGGTTCCCGCAGAGGAGACGGTTGAAGTTCCTGCAGAGATAGTTCCTGAAGAGGCTCAGCCAGAGATTGTGGAAGAAGCCCCCGAGGTTGGTGGTGAGGAGGTAGCACCTGAAGTGGAGGAGGCACCTTCAGAGGTACAGCCCGAAGAAGTTGGGCCAGCCGAAGAAACAGCCCCTGAAATGACGGGGGCTGGTGAAGCCCTTCCGCAGGAGGAAGCCCCTGAAGAGGTTTCGGTTGAAGAGGTTCCCGCTCACGAAGTTGTTGAAGAAGAAAAGAAGGAGGAAGGTGGTGTTGAGATGACAAGCCAGCTCCAGATTCCCGAGGATATAGCAAACCTCCTCTTCGAGGAGGAGCCAAAGAAAGCTAGGCTTGAGAAGCTCCCAGAGGACATCGTTTCAACAATGATAGCGCTCAAGTGGCTTGGCTTCCTGATCGACAGGGTCGGAATACAGAACCTTGAGAGAGTACTGGAGTTCTACTACGAGATAGGCTGGATAAGCGAGGAGGTTCTCAACCAGCTCCTGAACTACGCAAGGGGAACTAGGCCACACCACAGAGACCCCGAGTGGAAGCCAGCCGAAAAGCTCACTGTCCAGGATCACCTCATAAGCCTGCTCTTCATCGAGAGACTCAGGGGCCTCAAGATAAACAGGGCCGTCCTCGACAAGCTTGAAAGAGAAATCAAGATGCTGGAAAAGACCCTCGACGAGTTTTACGGAATTTGA